One window from the genome of Candidatus Didemnitutus sp. encodes:
- a CDS encoding Hsp20/alpha crystallin family protein — MHTIIPALSHSETDSNVAVAEFRQPRYEITDLAQALKLAVFIPGVDPSHVDITTRGPDLVIVARKNHPVRINFSALHLEAAQRDYELKLRLGLGFDFDTLRAEMRDGVLMIVVPKRNVSVTRSLARRVA, encoded by the coding sequence ATGCATACGATCATCCCAGCCCTCAGCCACTCCGAGACCGACAGCAACGTCGCCGTCGCGGAGTTCCGTCAACCTCGCTACGAGATCACGGACCTCGCGCAGGCGCTGAAACTCGCCGTGTTCATCCCCGGCGTGGATCCCAGCCACGTGGACATCACCACGCGCGGACCGGACCTCGTGATCGTCGCACGCAAGAACCATCCGGTGCGGATCAATTTCTCCGCGCTCCACCTCGAAGCCGCCCAGCGCGACTACGAGCTGAAGCTCCGCCTCGGCCTCGGTTTCGATTTCGATACGCTCCGTGCCGAGATGCGCGACGGCGTCCTAATGATCGTCGTGCCGAAACGTAATGTTTCTGTGACACGCAGCTTGGCACGCCGCGTGGCATGA
- a CDS encoding 23S rRNA (adenine(2030)-N(6))-methyltransferase RlmJ, whose translation MNYRHHYHAGNYADVFKHVLLQQLVRAMQRKEKGFLYLDTHAGRGGYDLSTTNVLPDGRERAPEWPAGIGRVWGAAGLPEEVSRYVAAVREFQARASGAVAAGEPQLYPGSPWIVAAQLRAQDRAVLCELREDDAEALAQDFRAHRRVSVQRMDGYTALKAMLPPPEKRALVLIDPPFENASEFADIRLALREALARFPSGTYAIWYPITERAKSDRFLREVAESPFAPPALCAELQIAADSAQVRMKGCGLLVLNPPWQIDDEFRRVLPALAERLRQDAGGEARVSWPVPER comes from the coding sequence GTGAATTACCGTCATCATTACCACGCCGGGAACTATGCCGACGTGTTCAAGCATGTGCTGTTGCAGCAGCTCGTGCGCGCGATGCAACGGAAGGAGAAGGGTTTTCTCTACCTCGACACTCACGCCGGGCGCGGCGGCTACGACCTGAGCACGACCAATGTGTTGCCGGACGGGCGCGAGCGCGCGCCGGAATGGCCGGCGGGCATCGGGCGCGTGTGGGGGGCGGCGGGTTTGCCGGAGGAAGTGTCGCGCTACGTGGCGGCGGTGCGGGAATTCCAGGCGCGCGCGAGTGGCGCCGTGGCGGCGGGCGAGCCGCAGCTTTATCCCGGTTCGCCGTGGATCGTGGCGGCGCAGCTGCGCGCGCAGGATCGTGCGGTGCTGTGCGAGTTGCGCGAGGACGATGCGGAGGCGTTGGCGCAGGATTTCCGCGCGCACCGGCGTGTGTCGGTGCAGCGCATGGACGGCTACACGGCGTTGAAGGCGATGCTGCCGCCGCCGGAGAAGCGCGCGCTGGTGCTGATTGATCCGCCGTTCGAGAACGCGAGCGAGTTCGCCGACATCCGGCTGGCGCTGCGCGAGGCGCTGGCGCGTTTTCCGAGCGGGACCTATGCGATCTGGTATCCGATCACGGAGCGGGCGAAGAGCGACCGGTTCCTGCGCGAGGTGGCGGAGTCACCGTTCGCGCCGCCGGCGTTGTGCGCGGAGTTGCAGATCGCGGCGGATTCCGCGCAGGTGCGCATGAAAGGCTGCGGGCTGCTCGTGCTGAATCCGCCGTGGCAGATCGACGACGAGTTTCGGCGCGTGTTGCCGGCGCTGGCGGAACGGTTGCGGCAGGACGCGGGCGGCGAGGCGCGCGTCAGTTGGCCGGTGCCGGAACGTTGA
- a CDS encoding YhcH/YjgK/YiaL family protein, whose product MAIFGPFAVVRAQQSAPQFAEAFAYVEEALRPGSAVNRRILATAVGTSQKLDLGGGAFVIEQVYQAKPRPEGFFESHRKYIDVQVIVAGEEAMEVDDISRLTTTMEFNAERDLIKYADTAHASRLVMRADDAALFFPADGHMPSLQLASGVAQVVHKAVVKVPVF is encoded by the coding sequence ATGGCAATTTTCGGACCTTTCGCCGTCGTTCGCGCGCAACAATCGGCTCCGCAGTTCGCGGAGGCATTCGCCTACGTGGAAGAGGCGCTGCGACCCGGATCGGCAGTCAATCGTCGCATCCTCGCGACGGCGGTCGGCACCAGCCAGAAATTGGATCTCGGCGGCGGAGCGTTCGTCATCGAGCAGGTTTATCAGGCCAAGCCGCGGCCGGAGGGATTTTTCGAGTCGCACCGGAAATACATCGATGTGCAGGTCATCGTCGCGGGCGAGGAGGCGATGGAAGTCGACGATATCAGCCGGTTGACGACCACTATGGAATTCAATGCCGAGCGCGACCTGATCAAATACGCCGACACGGCGCACGCTTCGCGTCTCGTGATGCGTGCGGATGACGCAGCGCTCTTTTTCCCGGCGGACGGCCACATGCCTTCGCTGCAACTGGCGAGCGGCGTCGCGCAGGTCGTGCACAAGGCGGTGGTGAAGGTGCCGGTGTTCTGA
- a CDS encoding von Willebrand factor type A domain-containing protein, translating into MKISEFNQDDPRLTAYALDEMEPAERAEFERWLQQHPEAQKAVEEIRAAAAMLGEALAEEPAGADNLIDAAAVLAAQPKAEPVDEYRRKRSKLLQFPALYYMTASLAAACFAVMFFTSAEYSAKEQKRYIEMNETMADAMRAKEKGKRMLESEERALAAQIQSQEQTPRPAVTFALPSTPPPPPPTDAAQVALAGASSNQVASGDVAFSTPLELRANQGNEMVKLEQFAVTSAAQTTAGAAQEPMTFGYSGPVGARPAAARMSSPLSAKRAPALLTGGLVLPQTEPSNTESYAHTEENPFLTVAQNPLSTFSVDVDTASYANVRRFLQQKHLPPKGAVRIEELVNYFPYRYAPPSDRAPFAAHLEVASAPWAPEHRLVRIGLKGREVSDAARPKANLVFLLDVSGSMNAANKLPLVKQSLRMMLEKLRTDDRVAIVVYAGASGMALPSTPVREKAKIISAIDQLQAEGSTNGAAGIQLAYDIAKANFVTGGVNRVVLATDGDFNLGVSDESQLTDLIQEKAKSGVFLSVLGFGMGNYKDSTLEQLADKGNGNYAYIDSLAEAKKTLVEQAGGTLVTIAKDVKLQVEFNPAVAQAYRLIGYENRLLRKEDFNNDNVDAGEIGAGHTVTALYEVIPVGVPMPEAGSVDALKYQKAGSGERGAGNMARASGELLTLKVRYKEPAGDVSTKLEFPLRDTGKAFADASADFKFAAAVAAFGMRLKNSPHHGEASFAAISEWAREGTGDDTGGYRAEFVELVDEASSLAEN; encoded by the coding sequence ATGAAAATTTCGGAATTCAACCAAGACGATCCTCGCCTGACGGCTTACGCGCTCGACGAGATGGAGCCGGCGGAACGCGCCGAGTTTGAACGGTGGCTGCAGCAGCACCCGGAGGCGCAGAAAGCGGTGGAGGAAATCCGCGCCGCGGCGGCGATGCTCGGCGAGGCGCTGGCGGAGGAGCCGGCGGGAGCGGACAACTTGATCGATGCGGCTGCAGTCCTCGCGGCGCAGCCGAAGGCTGAGCCGGTCGACGAATATCGTCGGAAGCGCAGCAAGCTGCTGCAGTTCCCCGCGCTCTATTACATGACCGCCAGCCTCGCGGCGGCGTGCTTCGCGGTGATGTTTTTCACCTCCGCCGAATATTCGGCGAAGGAGCAGAAGCGCTACATCGAGATGAACGAGACGATGGCGGATGCGATGCGCGCAAAAGAAAAGGGGAAGCGCATGCTCGAGTCCGAAGAGCGTGCGCTCGCGGCACAGATCCAATCGCAGGAGCAGACGCCGCGTCCGGCCGTGACGTTCGCTTTGCCGTCGACTCCGCCGCCGCCTCCTCCGACCGATGCCGCGCAAGTCGCGCTGGCGGGTGCGAGCTCCAATCAAGTTGCGAGCGGGGATGTGGCCTTCTCGACGCCGCTCGAGTTGCGCGCGAACCAAGGAAACGAGATGGTCAAACTCGAGCAATTCGCCGTGACCAGTGCGGCACAGACCACCGCAGGTGCCGCGCAGGAACCGATGACGTTCGGGTATAGCGGGCCGGTCGGCGCTCGCCCAGCGGCGGCGCGGATGAGTTCGCCTTTGAGCGCCAAGCGCGCGCCAGCGCTCCTCACGGGCGGTTTGGTGCTGCCACAGACCGAACCGTCGAACACCGAAAGCTACGCACACACGGAAGAAAATCCGTTTCTCACGGTCGCGCAGAATCCGCTGTCGACCTTCTCGGTCGATGTCGACACGGCGTCCTACGCGAACGTCCGGCGCTTCCTCCAACAGAAGCACCTGCCGCCGAAGGGCGCGGTGCGCATCGAGGAGCTGGTGAATTATTTCCCATATCGCTACGCGCCGCCGAGCGATCGCGCGCCGTTTGCCGCGCATTTGGAGGTGGCGAGCGCGCCGTGGGCGCCAGAGCACCGGCTCGTGCGCATCGGGTTGAAGGGGCGTGAGGTCAGCGATGCGGCGCGGCCGAAGGCGAACCTCGTGTTCCTGTTGGATGTGTCCGGCTCGATGAATGCGGCGAACAAGCTCCCGCTCGTGAAGCAGTCGCTGCGGATGATGCTCGAAAAGCTCCGGACCGACGATCGCGTGGCGATCGTCGTCTACGCGGGTGCGTCGGGCATGGCGCTGCCGTCGACGCCGGTGCGCGAGAAGGCGAAGATCATTTCCGCGATCGATCAGTTGCAGGCAGAGGGCTCGACCAACGGCGCGGCGGGCATCCAGCTCGCCTACGACATCGCGAAGGCGAACTTCGTCACCGGCGGCGTCAACCGCGTGGTGCTGGCGACGGACGGCGACTTCAACCTCGGCGTGTCGGACGAGAGTCAGTTGACCGACTTGATCCAGGAGAAGGCGAAGAGCGGGGTGTTCCTCAGCGTGCTCGGCTTTGGCATGGGCAACTACAAGGACAGCACGCTCGAGCAGCTGGCCGACAAGGGTAATGGCAACTACGCCTACATCGACTCGCTCGCCGAGGCGAAGAAGACGCTCGTCGAACAGGCCGGCGGCACGCTCGTGACGATCGCGAAGGACGTGAAGCTCCAAGTGGAGTTCAATCCGGCAGTCGCGCAGGCCTATCGGCTCATCGGCTATGAGAACCGCCTGTTGCGGAAGGAAGATTTCAACAACGACAACGTCGACGCCGGTGAAATCGGTGCGGGCCACACCGTGACGGCGCTCTACGAAGTGATCCCGGTCGGCGTGCCGATGCCGGAGGCTGGCTCGGTCGATGCGCTGAAATACCAGAAAGCGGGGAGCGGGGAGCGGGGAGCGGGGAACATGGCAAGGGCGAGTGGCGAGTTGCTCACGCTGAAGGTGCGCTACAAGGAGCCGGCGGGCGACGTGAGCACGAAGCTCGAGTTCCCGTTGCGCGATACCGGCAAGGCTTTCGCGGACGCGAGCGCGGACTTCAAGTTTGCGGCGGCCGTGGCGGCTTTCGGCATGCGCCTGAAGAATTCGCCGCACCACGGCGAAGCCAGTTTCGCGGCGATCTCCGAGTGGGCGCGCGAGGGCACCGGCGACGACACCGGCGGCTACCGCGCCGAGTTCGTCGAGCTTGTGGACGAGGCGTCGTCGCTGGCGGAGAATTGA
- a CDS encoding sigma-70 family RNA polymerase sigma factor, translated as MAGDVNTPGTINESHAFVETAVARHQAPLLRYATRLLHGDADRARDVVQDTFVKLLAQKPADVEGHLAEWLFTVCRHRTLDVLRKEGRMKFFEEGQAERLTAAEPLPGAGAERAEAQAAVLKLIERLPRNQQEVVRLKFQNGFSYKEISRITSLSVTNVGFILHTAVARLRKEMAAQAE; from the coding sequence ATGGCAGGTGACGTGAACACCCCAGGAACAATCAATGAAAGCCATGCCTTCGTGGAGACGGCGGTCGCCCGCCATCAAGCGCCGTTGCTGCGCTATGCCACCCGACTCTTGCACGGGGACGCCGATCGCGCGCGTGACGTCGTGCAGGATACCTTCGTCAAATTGCTCGCGCAGAAACCGGCCGACGTCGAGGGACACCTCGCGGAGTGGCTGTTCACGGTCTGCCGCCATCGCACGCTCGACGTGCTGCGGAAGGAGGGGCGCATGAAGTTCTTCGAGGAAGGCCAGGCCGAGCGCTTGACGGCCGCCGAGCCGTTGCCCGGCGCGGGCGCGGAGCGGGCCGAGGCGCAAGCTGCGGTGTTGAAGCTCATCGAGAGGCTGCCGCGCAACCAGCAGGAAGTGGTGCGCCTCAAGTTTCAAAACGGTTTCAGCTACAAGGAAATCAGCCGCATCACGTCGCTGTCGGTGACGAATGTCGGCTTCATTCTGCACACCGCCGTGGCGCGGCTGCGAAAGGAGATGGCGGCGCAGGCCGAGTGA
- a CDS encoding RDD family protein: MDRLRVRTPEGVSFTFHLASPVTRLAAWFVDALTIMAAWTAISTAILLLGLLSADIARGAVRIGFFIWVTGYGIALEWLWNGQTLGKRMLRLRVMDERGLPLRFSQVVIRNLLRAVDVLPVAYLVGGVAALMGRKSQRLGDFAAATIVVHEAPPVRVDLGGIVLGKYNSLRGHQHVAARLRAQISPALAYAALQALWRREELEDAARVTLFAELARHFRSLTTLPSEVDEGISDEQFVRNVVEVVFGARPETAAAGVPAGR, encoded by the coding sequence GTGGATCGCTTGCGGGTGCGCACGCCGGAGGGCGTGAGCTTCACGTTTCATCTGGCGAGTCCGGTGACGCGGCTGGCGGCGTGGTTCGTCGACGCGCTGACGATCATGGCGGCGTGGACGGCGATCTCGACGGCGATTTTGCTGCTGGGGTTGCTGAGCGCGGACATCGCGCGCGGGGCGGTGCGGATCGGGTTCTTCATTTGGGTGACCGGTTACGGCATCGCGCTGGAGTGGCTGTGGAACGGGCAGACGCTCGGGAAACGGATGTTGCGGCTGCGGGTGATGGACGAGCGCGGGCTGCCGCTGCGGTTTTCGCAGGTCGTGATCCGCAACCTGCTGCGCGCGGTGGATGTGCTGCCAGTCGCGTATCTCGTCGGCGGCGTGGCGGCGTTGATGGGGCGGAAGAGCCAGCGGCTCGGCGATTTCGCGGCGGCGACGATCGTCGTGCACGAGGCGCCGCCGGTGCGCGTGGATCTCGGCGGCATCGTGTTGGGAAAATACAATTCGCTGCGCGGCCACCAGCACGTGGCGGCGCGCTTGCGGGCGCAGATCAGCCCGGCGCTGGCGTATGCGGCGTTGCAAGCGTTGTGGCGGCGGGAGGAGTTGGAGGATGCGGCGCGCGTGACGCTGTTCGCGGAACTGGCGCGGCATTTCCGTTCACTGACGACGTTGCCGTCCGAGGTGGACGAAGGCATTTCGGACGAGCAGTTCGTGCGCAACGTGGTCGAGGTCGTGTTCGGTGCGCGGCCGGAGACGGCGGCGGCGGGCGTGCCCGCGGGGCGTTGA